The Cynocephalus volans isolate mCynVol1 chromosome 2, mCynVol1.pri, whole genome shotgun sequence genome window below encodes:
- the MCIDAS gene encoding multicilin translates to MQAFGGGAAGRRAFDSICPNRMLELPGRPLGKPGKQERKFSLPRKFFPGGSGHSSVSVYEDPPDTEPAALPALTTIDLQDLADCSSLLGSDAPPGGDPAASQNHPLQTEANFDLQDFRDTVNGLIADSSSLLSPHLAGGDFPFSPCDVAPFEPCLSPPLDPLALQPPPRHPSEVPPPEQYWKEVADQNQRALGDALVENNQLHVTLTQKQEEIASLKERNVQLKELANRTRHLASVLDKLMITQSRDCGAAAEPFLLKASAKRSLEELFSAAGQDGAEVDAILREISERCDEALKSRDPKRPRLQPEPVSTDNRPGNLHGAFQGLRTDCSRSALNLSHSELEEGGSFSTPIRSHSTIRTLAFPQGNAFTIRTPNGGYKFRWVPS, encoded by the exons ATGCAGGCGTTCGGAGGCGGCGCGGCGGGACGCCGGGCCTTTGACAGCATCTGCCCCAACAGGATGCTGGAGCTGCCGGGCCGGCCCCTCGGCAAGCCGGGGAAGCAGGAGAGGAAG TTCTCTCTTCCGCGGAAGTTCTTTCCCGGAGGCAGCGGCCACAGCTCGGTGTCAGTGTATGAGGATCCCCCGGACACAGAGCCCGCTGCGCTGCCAG CCCTCACCACCATAGACCTGCAGGACCTCGCGGACTGCTCCTCGCTACTCGGGTCCGACGCGCCGCCTGGTGGTGACCCGGCCGCCTCGCAG AACCATCCCCTGCAAACGGAAGCGAACTTTGATCTGCAGGATTTCAGGGATACGGTGAATGGTCTCATTGCAG ACTCTTCGTCTTTGTTGTCGCCTCACCTGGCCGGCGGAgactttcccttctctccttgcGACGTAGCGCCATTCGAGCCCTGCCTCTCCCCGCCGCTGGACCCACTGGCCCTTCAGCCACCGCCGCGACACCCTTCAGAAGTGCCCCCGCCGGAGCAGTACTGGAAGGAGGTGGCCGACCAGAACCAGAGGGCGTTGGGGGACGCGCTCGTTGAGAATAACCAA CTGCACGTGACGCTGACCCAGAAACAGGAGGAGATCGCCTCGCTCAAGGAGCGGAACGTGCAGCTGAAGGAACTCGCCAACCGGACTCGGCACCTGGCCTCGGTGCTGGAT AAGCTGATGATCACCCAGTCCCGGGATTGCGGAGCGGCAGCCGAGCCCTTCCTGCTCAAGGCGTCGGCCAAAAGGAGCCTGGAGGAGCTGTTCAGCGCGGCGGGGCAGGATGGCGCGGAGGTGGACGCCATCCTGAGGGAGATTTCCGAGCGCTGCGATGAAGCCCTGAAGAGCCGCGACCCCAAGCGGCCCAGACTGCAGCCGGAGCCGGTGAGCACGGACAACAGGCCCGGGAACCTGCACGGCGCCTTCCAGGGGCTGCGCACCGACTGCAGCCGGAGCGCTTTGAACCTGAGCCACAGTGAGCTGGAGGAGGGCGGCTCCTTCAGCACCCCCATCCGCAGCCACAGCACCATCCGCACCCTCGCCTTCCCCCAGGGTAATGCCTTCACTATCCGGACACCCAACGGCGGTTACAAATTCCGTTGGGTCCCCAGTTGA
- the CCNO gene encoding cyclin-O, which yields MVTPCPTSPRSPAARAERRDNHQNLRAPVKKSRRPRLRRKQPLQPLNPCPLPGDSGVYDLLESPSSGSDGACSPAASAARGCSSLPSPAQPLAHLDLQTFRDYGQSCYAFYKAQESHFHPREPLARQPQVTAESRCKLLSWLIPVHRQFGLSFESLCLTVNTLDRFLTTTPVAADCFQLLGVTSLLIACKQVEVHPPRVKQLLALCCGAFSRQQLCNLECIVLHKLHFSLGAPTISFFLEHFTHARVEAGQAEVSEALEAQALARAVAELSLADYAFTSYAPSLLAICCLALADRMLQLPRPVDLRLGGHHETALQDCLGKLRLLVAINSTSLTHMLPFQICEKCSLSPTSK from the exons ATGGTGACCCCCTGCCCTACTAGCCCTAGAAGCCCCGCCGCCCGCGCGGAGAGGCGAGACAACCACCAGAACCTCCGTGCCCCGGTGAAGAAGAGCAGGCGCCCGCGCCTCCGGAGGAAGCAGCCGCTGCAGCCCCTGAACCCGTGCCCGCTCCCCGGTGACTCCGGCGTTTACGACCTGCTCGAGTCCCCCAGCTCCGGCTCGGACGGCGCATGCAGCCCCGCGGCGTCTGCGGCGCGGGGCTGCAGCTCCCTGCCTAGCCCTGCCCAGCCGTTGGCGCACCTAGATCTACAGACCTTTCGCGATTACGGCCAGAGCTGCTACGCCTTCTATAAGGCGCAGGAGAGCCACTTCCACCCGCGGGAGCCGCTGGCTCGGCAGCCACAA GTGACGGCGGAATCCCGCTGTAAGCTGCTCAGCTGGCTGATCCCCGTGCACCGCCAATTCGGTCTCTCCTTCGAGTCGCTGTGCCTGACGGTGAACACTCTGGACCGTTTCCTCACCACCACGCCGGTAGCCGCAGACTGTTTCCAGCTGCTCGGGGTCACCTCCCTGCTCATCGCTTGCAAACAG GTGGAGGTGCACCCGCCGCGCGTGAAGCAGCTCCTGGCCCTGTGCTGTGGCGCCTTCTCCCGGCAGCAGCTGTGCAATCTCGAGTGCATCGTGCTGCACAAGCTGCACTTCAGCCTGGGCGCGCCCACCATCAGCTTCTTCCTGGAGCACTTCACGCACGCTCGCGTGGAGGCGGGACAGGCGGAGGTCTCCGAAGCCCTGGAAGCGCAAGCCCTAGCGCGGGCAGTGGCCGAGCTTAGCCTGGCCGACTACGCCTTCACCAGCTACGCCCCCTCCCTGCTGGCCATATGCTGCCTGGCGCTGGCAGACCGCATGTTGCAGCTCCCGCGCCCGGTGGACCTGCGCCTGGGCGGGCACCACGAGACGGCGCTGCAAGACTGCCTGGGCAAGCTACGGCTGCTGGTGGCCATAAACAGTACCTCTCTGACTCACATGCTGCCCTTCCAGATCTGCGAGAAGTGCAGCCTGTCCCCCACCTCGAAATAA